Within Macaca nemestrina isolate mMacNem1 chromosome 12, mMacNem.hap1, whole genome shotgun sequence, the genomic segment TGGAGAAGGCTGGAGAAGCCCAGAAAGGTCCTTCTTCACAGGCTGCAGAGCCCTGATTGTCACGGTCAGCCCTGATGGAGTCTCCAAGTCTCCCTGACTCCTTCCAGCTACAAGGAGCCCTGGCTTGGGTGACCCCAGGTTCCAAGTCTCACCTATCAGTTTCAGGAGAGGCTCATCCACCAGCAGGAGGGTGAGAGAAATGCCAGGCATCTCCAGTGCTGACATGAAGGTGCCCACCAGGGCACGGGCAATCTTCACCCCGCGGCCCTCTGCAATACCAGAGCATGGCGGTCCAGAAGGGAAAAATGGGCATcagggaaagaaacaaaacaacagaaaagcaaGGACCTTGCAAGCTGGGGCACTGAGGTCAGGACGGGGATGGCCTGATTTCCTCCTGGCAGGCATCCCTCAACCCCACAAATGACCATGTTCCCTGGAGGTGTCCCCTACTTCACGGCGGATGAGCAATTACAGGTCTCATTTACTCAGTTCGTGCCAGGTGCTGGGTGCTGTGTGGAGTGCCTTACATATGTTTaatctcactgaatcctcacaacaacgGTATAATGCAGGTACCATTATTATTACCCCAAATTTGcagacaagaaaataaacagaggCTCAAGGTATCCAGCAATTAGGTGGCAGAGAGACGATTTAACTCAGACTTATCCGACGCACAGTCCGTGTTCTCTGCCATCACAAGGCCCTCCCTCAGCCCTTTCCAGAGGGCTGCAGGCTCCTCTTCCCAGTGCATGGCTCACCCAGGGAGCGAACGGCAGCATCGGCTATGATGCCCAATTCCAGGAATGACAGGCCACCCAGGTTGTTGACCATCATCACAACTGAAGAGCCTGTGGGTAGACATGACACCCCAGGTGAGACCCTCTGGGCGTCTCCTGCCCAGAGGTGTAGGAAGGGTTGGGAGACGTGGGCGAGAGGCTACCCACCGGGCTGCACAGGCACATGGGACGCATTGGTGGTGTCTGTCATGTGGTCGAGCATGAGTTTCACAATCTCATCAGCAGTTGCCATCTGTCACAGGGAGCCAGGAATGAGCTACATCTGGGAGGCCTTGGCCTTAGGGTGGCCTGCGCCAGGGCGACCACTTACCTTTATCCGGCGCACACCAGCTTCCCCATGGATCCCTGCGGATAGACGTGGTCACTGCTGACCCACTCAGGGCCTGGGGATTTGCtcaacgttttttttttttttttttgagacggagtctcgctctgtcgcccaggctggagggcagtggccggatctcagctcactgcaagctccgcctcccgggttcacgccattctcctgcctcagcctcccgagtagctgggactacaggcgcccacaaccgcgcctggctaattttttgtatttttagtagagacggggtttcaccgtggtctcgatctcctgatcttgtgatccgcccgcctcggcctcccaaagtgctgggattacaggcgtcagccaccgcgcccggccgctcatCGTTTTTATCAAGGACACACACAGTGCTGGACTCACACAGTAAGTGGGCGGGAGTCGGGGATGGAAAGGGACAGAATAATGAAAAACATGGTCTCTGTTCTCTGGGAGCTCGTGGCTTGGTGGTGGAGACAGCTTTAACTGGAGGTAGTCAGGGTGGAAGCACAGGGGAGGAAGCAGAAAGCTTTGCAGCCAGGGGATCTTTGAAGAGCCCTTGAAAGAAGGGTGTATTCTGGCAGGGACAGGAGGACCTGGGAATGGTCGGCAAAGGCAAGGAGGTGGGCAGCGTACAGAGCTCCACATGGCCAGAGCCCTGGGTGTAGACGGCAAAGCCGGTAGGAATCAGGTAGGTTGGGCCAGGCTGGCCCTCAAATGCCCAAGTAAAAATGCTAAGACCACCTGGGGAGAGGAGCAGGTTGATGGCTCTCAGGGTATACAAGGTGGGCAAAGTCCAGGGCTaaggggcaggcagggctgggatGGGCGGCCACAAGCTTACCCAGGCCCAGCTCCACCTCATCGGCTGAGAGCTCGAAGGTGGGTTTGGAACCAGGGACGCTGCAGGAGGATAAGCTCACCCCCAGGGTACCTATGAGAAACAAGGCATGAAGGGATGACTGTTCCACTCTCAGCACTGGGCATCAGGAAGGgcagcagcagcatctcagaAGCCCTGCCCACAGACACCCTCTTCTCTGAGAAAGCTGCCGGACTCTCCACCTCAGCCATGGTACCCAAGGCCACCAGTCCCCAGGAGCTCCCCCAGGGATACCTTCCCTAGACCCCTGGGAAATAACCTGGGGAGCACCGCTAGGCAGCCAACAGGAACCTGCTCCTCATCCCGGGGATGTCCCAACCTTCCCCACTCTCCTGCCCAACTCCCAGGCCGGCACTCACCCATGGCCTTGGCGACCACGTTCACCCGCTTTGTGATCTCTTCCAGCCCCACACCTGCCTCAGCCAGAGCACCTGCCACCTGCAGCCACACAGAGTTAAAAGCCCCAGCGGGGCGGGTATCACTGTACCACGTGGGGTAGAAGACAGGCAGGGGGTGAGTTTCTTGTTGGGAAGGGGGAACCTCTTACGATTTCCACAATCAACCTGGCCCATCACATTTAGGGCAGAAGAGCAAACTCCCGCCATTCACATTGTACCTGCCAGAAATCTTCAAAAATTCTAGTCTGTTGGAGTCAGAAGAGACTTTACAAATGGGGAAATGGACCCAGAGAGGGGAGGTGACTTGTCCAATGTCACACAGCCAGTGGGTGGCCAGTTTCCCAACTCTAGAGTTCCAGAGTTCTCTCTCCCATAGCCTTGCTATTGTGGGTCACtttacccatctatccatccatccatccagtcaaTTTTTACCAAGCATCTAGCatatgctgaaaaggaaaaaaggcaacTAAGTCACAGTCCCCACCTTCAAGAACTCACAGCCTGGAGAGAGGCTAGGGAAGCAGACACGCACAGATGGAAAATTTATGTGAGGTGGTAATTACAATTACACTAGGAGGGGCTGCCAGCCAGCTCAGGGTACTTGGGAGATGGAGATCAGGGACAGCCTTCCAGGTGGGGAGACATCAGAGTTGGGCCTCCGCAGAATGGTAGGAGTTAGCCAGGCCAAAAGGaggcaggaaaaggaaagaattttccagGCCACAGACACTGCATAAGTAAAGCCAGAGATGACCCACAGCCTGGCAGGTACAGGAGCTGGCGTGAATGGACCGTAAGAGTAAGGCAATGATGGcagggtacggtggctcacgcttgtcatcccagcactttgggaggccgaggagggcagatcatttgaggtcaggagttcgagaccagcctggccaacatggtaaaaccccatctctactaaaactacaaaaattagccgggcgtggtggcaggcgcctgtaatcccagctactggggaggctgaggaaggagaatcgcttaaacctgggcggcggagactgcagtgagccaagattgcgccactgcattccaacctgggcaacagagtaagactctgtctcaaaagaaaaataaattaaaaaataaataaataaaagaaaatttaaaaagaggaaggCAGGGATGATGGGAGATGAAGGTGGGGAGTCAGGGAGCTGGGGTGAGGGCTTGTGTTGATTCCAAGACCCAAGAAGGCTTTCAGTGGGTGAACCTAGTcagatacacattttaaaaagacaccTCTGGCAGTCGTGTGAAGAATGGATGAGCAAGACCAGAAGGCAGGAAGCAGCAGGGGAGCCCAGTGAGGAGGTGGCTGCAGCCATTAGGCATGAGCAGATGACCCCCGAACCAAGGCAAAGCAGGAGGGCAGGGTCTGAGGAGGATGTGTGTTATATACATTTGGGAGTAGAAGCGCCAGAACTGGGCAACTGATTGGGTGTGGAGAAGAGAAGGGCACGAGTCTGGGAAAATGCCTGTATCTGGGCTTAGGTAGCTGAGGGGATGGCGGGGCCTTCTGAGATCAGGGAACACTGGAGAAAAAGAAGTAGCTTCTTGGGGAAGGGCTGGAAAGGTCCAGTTACAGGGTGCTGCCAGGCAAGGGAAGGCTGGAAGGGGCTGGCCAGTCTCTGTGTCCCCAGTGGAAGCCTACCTTGTGTATAAGCACCGTGCCACACAGCCCCCGCCGGCCTGCCTTCTTCAGGACGGTGAAGGCACTGTCATCCCCGATCACCACCATCTCCACCGGGATGCCTTCAGCCCGGGCCTGCTCCCTGGCCAGGCCGAAGTTGAGCCGATCCCCAGTGTAGTTCTTCACGATGAGGAGGGTCCCCACTGCGGGAGCAGCCGGCAGGGCTCAGCACCCTTACTGTGCCCTCCCCGCCGCAGCCCCTCCTGCATGCCAGGCTTACCTGTGCCAGCCTGGGCCACTGCCCTGATGGCTGCCAGGATGCTGCCCACTGCTGGGGAGGTGAATACGGCTCCTGCGATGACCCCAGTCAGCATCCCCTTCCCTATGAAACCTGGAGGTGGAAGGGGTAGAGTGAGCATGGCAGGTGGGACTTGCGCCTATAGTCACTGGGGCTTCCCATGCTCCGGGGGTCATGGTTTGGTGAGCCCTACTGTGTGCTTGGTGCTCAAAGATCCCCCAGGTCTTCAAATGGCTGACTCCTTCTTAGGAGGCACCTTAGAGAGGCCTTCTGCGACCTCCCCGCCTGAAGCAGTCACCAACTCCCTCCCCAGGGACTCACTGTTCCTTTGCCCTGTTTTACTGTCTGTACTAAGTCACTTAGCACCCTCTGAAATGATCTCATTTCCTTTCGTGTTTACCTGGCTATTGTCTATCTCCCCTAAGTAGAATAAaagctccacaagggcagggaccTTGCCTGTCTGCTTCATTGCTGTATCCCTAGTGCCCAGTACAGTGCCAGGTACACAATGGGCTCATGAGTGTTTGCCAAATGAATGGATTTTGctgaaggaagacaggaaggggaCAAATGATGCGCTTCCTAGTCCCTGCCCTCCAGCAGCCCTCAAGGAGAGTTCGCGTCCCTGGCTCCAGGTGTGGGACACGGCAGGTGGGAATTCAGAAGAGGGGCGCTGCTCTAGGCTGGAAGAGTCAGGAAGCCTTCACGGAAGAGGGGGTGGGTCTGCTGGGCCTGGAGGGTCCAGAAGATTCATGGACTCACCGACTCTCAGAGCTAGAAGGACTTGAGGGATTGTTTGGCCCAACTTCATAGTTTTGTAGATGTAGAAACAGATTCAGAGAGGCCGTGATGGGCCCCTGATCCCAGCCGGAGGGAGTGGGAGAGTGGGAAGCGGCCCCAGTTCCTGAGTCTGGGTTGGGCTCCGTCCTGCACCTCGTGGCAGCACTGAGGATCTCACAGGAGGCCCTGTCCACTCCACCAGtaccccctgccccaccccagggtACTCACCAGCATGGGCAGGCTCATGGCCAGAGCCCCCACCCGATAGCAGTGCCACCCGGCCCTTGAGGCTGTCCAGGTCAGAACGGAGGGCCACGCGGTGGCCCTGCAGGAGCTGCAGGTTGGGGTTGCAGGCCACCAGGCCAGCAAGGGCGTCATCAGCACAGCCAGCCACCGAGTTCACCAGCTTCTTGGAGGTCTGCAGGGGAGGAGTGAGAAGGATGTCAGAGTGTGGTCAGCACAGACACCCCCATCCTGCCCAGCCACACTGCTGTTGTGTAGACCCCTCTCCTGCATCCACCTACGAACTCCAGGAGCGCAGGACTTCCTTGAGTTGGGTGACAGGTGGGTATTTCTGTGAGTTTTCAATAATGTGTGATTTTCTATTCAGTACCTAATTTATGAAGTGTCTTGCACCATACCTTCAATTTATTCTGAAAAAATGGCTGCAATACAAAGAAAATGGGGGAGTTGTTGTCTGcagtgtaaaatattttaat encodes:
- the LOC105469398 gene encoding triokinase/FMN cyclase — encoded protein: MTSKKLVNSVAGCADDALAGLVACNPNLQLLQGHRVALRSDLDSLKGRVALLSGGGSGHEPAHAGFIGKGMLTGVIAGAVFTSPAVGSILAAIRAVAQAGTVGTLLIVKNYTGDRLNFGLAREQARAEGIPVEMVVIGDDSAFTVLKKAGRRGLCGTVLIHKVAGALAEAGVGLEEITKRVNVVAKAMGTLGVSLSSCSVPGSKPTFELSADEVELGLGIHGEAGVRRIKMATADEIVKLMLDHMTDTTNASHVPVQPGSSVVMMVNNLGGLSFLELGIIADAAVRSLEGRGVKIARALVGTFMSALEMPGISLTLLLVDEPLLKLIDAETTAVAWPNVAAVSITGRKRNRVAPAEPQEALDSTAVGGSASKRMALVLERVCSTLLGLEEHLNALDRAAGDGDCGTTHSRAARAIREWLKEGPPPASPAQLLSKLSVLLLEKMGGSSGALYGLFLTAAAQPLKVKTSLPAWSAAMDAGLEAMQKYGKAAPGDRTMLDSLWAAGQELQAWKSPGADLLQVLTKAVKSAEAAAEATKNMEAGAGRASYISSARLEQPDPGAVAAAAILRAILEVLQS